One genomic window of Tenacibaculum tangerinum includes the following:
- the lptC gene encoding LPS export ABC transporter periplasmic protein LptC — MLTKAQHIYNSIATICLVAMFFSCTNSKKEVRDFLADKNLPVGSAVNIYHVHKDSGSITSKTKAAVFYDYSNRKEHPYSEFPKGIEIVTIDKLGVDSTTISGNYAITYNKTKVSEIRGNVVITNHTKQTTLETNQLFWDQKEHYFFTEDGFRFTTPESVINGFGFESSEDLSKWIAKDINGDIETTQNDI; from the coding sequence ATGCTTACAAAAGCACAACATATATACAATAGCATTGCTACCATTTGTTTGGTGGCAATGTTTTTTTCTTGTACCAACTCTAAAAAAGAGGTGCGAGATTTTTTAGCAGATAAAAATTTACCAGTAGGTTCAGCGGTAAATATTTATCACGTTCACAAAGATTCTGGTAGCATAACCTCTAAAACAAAAGCGGCTGTTTTTTACGATTATTCAAACAGAAAAGAACACCCTTATAGCGAATTTCCCAAAGGAATTGAAATCGTAACAATAGATAAGTTAGGAGTAGATTCTACAACAATTTCTGGTAATTATGCGATAACCTACAACAAAACCAAAGTATCAGAAATAAGAGGCAACGTGGTTATAACTAATCATACAAAACAAACAACGCTAGAAACCAATCAACTCTTTTGGGATCAAAAAGAACATTATTTTTTCACCGAAGACGGTTTCCGATTTACAACACCCGAAAGTGTAATTAATGGTTTTGGATTTGAGTCTAGCGAAGATTTGAGTAAGTGGATAGCCAAAGATATTAATGGTGATATAGAAACAACACAAAACGACATATAA
- a CDS encoding tetratricopeptide repeat protein: protein MKKITYLLAGLFLFVAVNGAKAQASQECHIKYNLFKGDATTKKYTQAKPNLEYLLDNCATLSINIYKYGAKVAENLNDPALAKKVYETRLVNFPDKDPAKVHSDYAEYLIENKLATDDEVFEILKKAYDISPKDMGVKNIFRYFKTIADKNQDTNPQKVFDTYDDVMESVEEKLEDYNKKIAKLQEKDSLGTINSREKKNLRAYTINSTSLGQIEGGLDAMISKIATCERLIPIYSRDFEEKKADGVWLKRAVSRMYNKECQTDPLFEKLANEYAKVTQSADAYNFLAGVLAKNGDKSGAAEMRKKAFNLETDPFKKAKYKLREAQSASGSRARALAYEALKYNPNMGKAYLFIASLYQRSANSCGSDEFEKRMVYAAALNKALKAQQVDPGCGANRYISSYRKNLPSKKLIFQKGVASGSSHRVGCWIGETVRVP from the coding sequence ATGAAAAAAATTACGTATTTACTAGCAGGGTTATTTTTGTTTGTAGCCGTAAATGGAGCAAAAGCGCAAGCAAGTCAAGAGTGTCATATCAAGTACAACCTTTTTAAAGGAGATGCTACCACCAAGAAATATACACAAGCAAAACCTAATTTAGAGTATTTGTTAGATAATTGTGCAACACTATCTATTAATATTTATAAGTATGGGGCAAAAGTTGCTGAAAACCTAAATGACCCAGCTTTAGCTAAAAAAGTATACGAAACAAGGTTGGTGAACTTTCCAGATAAAGATCCAGCAAAAGTTCATAGCGATTATGCAGAGTACTTAATTGAGAATAAGTTAGCTACTGACGATGAGGTTTTTGAAATCTTAAAGAAAGCATATGATATTTCTCCAAAAGATATGGGAGTTAAAAATATTTTTAGATATTTTAAAACAATCGCCGATAAGAATCAAGACACCAATCCTCAAAAAGTTTTTGATACCTATGATGACGTAATGGAATCAGTAGAAGAAAAACTAGAAGATTACAACAAGAAAATAGCGAAGTTGCAAGAAAAAGATTCTCTAGGAACTATTAATTCAAGAGAAAAAAAGAACTTAAGAGCGTATACCATCAACTCGACTTCTTTAGGTCAAATTGAAGGAGGATTAGATGCAATGATTTCTAAGATCGCTACTTGTGAAAGATTAATACCAATCTACTCTAGAGATTTTGAAGAAAAGAAAGCAGATGGCGTTTGGTTAAAAAGAGCCGTATCGAGAATGTATAATAAAGAATGTCAAACAGACCCCTTATTTGAGAAATTAGCAAACGAATATGCTAAAGTTACACAGTCTGCCGATGCTTATAACTTCTTAGCAGGAGTGTTAGCTAAGAACGGAGACAAGAGTGGAGCTGCTGAAATGAGAAAAAAGGCATTCAATTTAGAAACAGACCCTTTCAAAAAGGCGAAGTACAAGTTAAGAGAGGCACAAAGTGCTAGCGGAAGTAGAGCAAGAGCACTAGCGTACGAAGCACTAAAATACAATCCGAATATGGGTAAGGCATACTTATTCATAGCTAGTTTATACCAAAGAAGCGCAAACTCTTGTGGTAGCGATGAGTTCGAAAAAAGAATGGTGTATGCAGCAGCCTTAAACAAAGCGTTGAAAGCACAACAAGTAGATCCAGGATGTGGTGCTAACAGATACATTAGCAGTTATAGAAAAAACTTACCTTCTAAGAAGTTAATATTTCAAAAAGGTGTAGCGTCTGGATCTAGTCATAGAGTTGGATGTTGGATTGGAGAAACTGTTCGTGTACCTTAA
- a CDS encoding type III pantothenate kinase, with amino-acid sequence MYLIIDVGNTRVKAAVFEIDTLKEIVVFGKQEIISELKKITSKYLIENSIVSSVASFTNKEQQEIKELLQPLFLNSKTNIPFKNKYKTPKTLGVDRIALASAAVKKYPRKNVLVVDAGTCITYDFITKEGVYLGGAISLGIQMRYKALHTFTAKLPLLELEEFEKLIGNDTNSSIHSGVINGVSNEIEGIIKQYQEKYSDLTIVLTGGDTYFLSKQLKSVIFAHPNFVLEGLHTILIHNLAND; translated from the coding sequence ATGTACTTAATTATTGATGTTGGTAATACACGGGTAAAAGCAGCTGTTTTTGAAATAGATACTCTTAAAGAAATTGTAGTCTTCGGTAAGCAAGAAATTATTTCTGAGTTAAAAAAAATTACCTCAAAATATTTAATAGAGAACAGCATTGTATCTTCGGTAGCCAGTTTTACAAACAAAGAACAACAAGAAATAAAAGAGCTGTTACAACCACTGTTTTTAAACTCAAAAACCAACATACCTTTTAAAAATAAGTATAAAACACCTAAAACTCTAGGAGTCGACAGAATTGCGTTAGCATCGGCAGCAGTCAAAAAATACCCTCGTAAAAATGTACTCGTAGTAGATGCTGGTACCTGTATTACATACGATTTTATTACAAAAGAGGGGGTATATTTAGGGGGTGCTATTTCTCTAGGAATACAAATGAGATACAAAGCATTGCATACTTTTACCGCAAAATTACCACTGTTAGAACTGGAAGAATTCGAAAAACTTATAGGAAACGATACGAATAGTTCAATACATTCAGGAGTTATCAATGGAGTTTCTAATGAAATAGAGGGGATAATTAAACAATATCAGGAAAAGTATTCAGATTTAACAATAGTTTTAACAGGTGGAGATACATATTTTTTGTCAAAACAATTAAAAAGTGTCATATTTGCCCATCCAAATTTTGTTTTGGAGGGGTTACATACTATTTTGATACACAATTTAGCGAATGATTGA
- a CDS encoding dipeptidase, translating into MQNVKEYIAQHKDRFINELIDLLKIPSVSADPAYNQDVLTTAETIKESLEKAGCDKVEICETPGYPIVYGEKIIDPDLPTVLVYGHYDVQPADPIDLWTSPPFEPVIKKTDIHPEGAIFARGACDDKGQMYMHVKALEYMTQTGNLPCNVKFMIEGEEEVGSESLAWFVPRNKEKLANDVILISDTGMIANDIPSITTGLRGLSYVEVEVTGPNRDLHSGLYGGAVANPINILTKMIASLHDENNHITIPGFYDKVEELSREERDEMAKAPFSLEEYKNALDIDDVHGEAGYTTNERNSIRPTLDVNGIWGGYTGEGAKTVIASKAYAKISMRLVPNQDWKEITELFKTHFESIAPKSVTVTVKPHHGGQGYVTPIDNIGYQAASKAYEETFGVTPIPQRSGGSIPIVALFEEELKSKTILMGFGLNSDAIHSPNEHFGVWNYLKGIETIPYFYQYFTELSN; encoded by the coding sequence ATGCAAAACGTAAAAGAATACATAGCTCAACATAAAGATCGATTTATTAACGAGCTTATCGATTTATTAAAAATTCCATCTGTAAGTGCCGACCCAGCCTACAATCAAGATGTATTAACAACTGCAGAAACTATTAAAGAGAGTTTAGAAAAAGCGGGGTGTGATAAAGTAGAAATTTGTGAAACTCCTGGATACCCCATCGTATATGGAGAAAAAATAATTGATCCTGATTTACCTACTGTTTTGGTGTATGGGCACTACGATGTGCAACCTGCTGATCCTATAGATTTATGGACTTCACCTCCTTTCGAACCCGTTATCAAAAAAACAGATATCCATCCTGAAGGAGCGATTTTTGCTCGTGGTGCTTGCGATGATAAAGGGCAAATGTATATGCATGTAAAGGCGTTAGAATACATGACCCAAACAGGAAACCTTCCTTGCAATGTTAAGTTTATGATTGAGGGAGAAGAAGAAGTAGGCTCTGAGAGTTTGGCTTGGTTTGTACCTAGAAATAAAGAAAAACTAGCCAATGATGTTATTTTAATTTCTGATACAGGAATGATTGCCAACGATATTCCTTCTATCACTACAGGTTTACGTGGTTTGAGTTATGTAGAAGTTGAAGTTACAGGTCCGAATCGTGATTTACACTCAGGATTATACGGTGGTGCGGTAGCAAATCCTATTAATATTTTAACAAAAATGATTGCTTCACTACACGATGAGAACAATCATATTACGATACCTGGATTTTACGACAAGGTAGAAGAATTATCACGTGAAGAACGCGACGAAATGGCAAAAGCTCCTTTTTCTTTAGAAGAATATAAAAATGCGCTAGATATTGACGATGTGCACGGTGAAGCGGGATATACCACGAACGAACGTAACTCTATTCGACCGACGTTAGATGTGAACGGAATTTGGGGAGGCTATACTGGTGAAGGTGCCAAAACCGTAATTGCCTCTAAAGCTTATGCCAAAATTTCGATGCGCCTAGTGCCGAACCAAGACTGGAAAGAAATTACCGAATTGTTTAAAACACATTTTGAAAGTATTGCCCCTAAATCGGTAACAGTAACAGTAAAACCACACCATGGAGGTCAGGGATATGTAACTCCTATTGACAATATTGGCTATCAAGCAGCCAGTAAAGCCTATGAAGAAACGTTTGGAGTAACGCCAATTCCGCAAAGAAGCGGTGGAAGCATTCCTATTGTGGCTTTGTTTGAAGAGGAATTGAAAAGTAAAACTATTTTAATGGGATTCGGATTAAATTCTGATGCGATTCACTCACCAAACGAACATTTTGGTGTTTGGAATTATTTAAAAGGTATTGAAACCATTCCTTACTTTTACCAATACTTCACCGAGCTATCTAACTAA
- a CDS encoding DUF2490 domain-containing protein, protein MVKKTLVLLFFFTTFMVASQSTFVGGWLPKVNTSTKLSEKTKWVNSIEAREIIYNEDFQFTHSLVDVSSIFSFKTDLDQSVNVGYILRFKEGETIHRTLQHFNLVQNLNGIKLGHRLGFEQFFQSQVTPQYRTRYRATFQKALSGKKVDVKEWYVKLSNEYLYQFNKQDFEIRLAPYLGYQLSEKDKLEFGFDYRWGQVFDLIQNNSLWFRTTWYISL, encoded by the coding sequence ATGGTAAAAAAAACACTTGTACTCCTGTTCTTTTTTACAACATTCATGGTTGCTTCGCAATCTACTTTTGTGGGCGGATGGTTGCCAAAAGTAAACACATCAACTAAATTATCAGAGAAAACAAAATGGGTAAATAGTATAGAGGCTAGAGAGATTATTTACAATGAAGATTTTCAATTTACGCATAGTTTGGTAGATGTATCGTCTATTTTTTCTTTTAAAACTGATTTAGATCAATCGGTAAATGTGGGGTATATTCTTCGATTTAAAGAAGGTGAAACCATTCACAGAACGTTACAGCATTTTAATTTGGTGCAAAACTTAAACGGAATAAAATTAGGGCACCGATTAGGTTTTGAGCAGTTTTTTCAATCGCAAGTAACTCCGCAATACAGAACTCGCTATAGGGCTACGTTTCAAAAGGCATTAAGTGGTAAAAAAGTAGATGTTAAAGAGTGGTATGTAAAATTATCAAACGAATATTTATATCAGTTTAATAAGCAAGATTTTGAAATTAGATTGGCTCCCTATTTGGGATATCAGCTTAGTGAAAAGGATAAATTAGAGTTTGGTTTCGATTACCGATGGGGTCAGGTTTTTGATTTGATTCAAAACAACTCGTTGTGGTTTAGAACCACTTGGTATATTTCTCTATAA
- a CDS encoding BlaI/MecI/CopY family transcriptional regulator has product MQLSKTEEQVMQYLWKLKKAFMKDLLGEFPEPKPATTTVATLLKRMKDKGFIDYKLYGKSREYFPLVKKSDYFSKHVNGLIKNFFNNSASQFASFFTEKTDLSVSELEDLKKIIDQQIKKQQ; this is encoded by the coding sequence ATGCAATTATCAAAAACCGAAGAACAAGTAATGCAATACTTATGGAAATTGAAGAAAGCATTTATGAAAGATTTACTAGGTGAATTTCCAGAACCAAAGCCAGCAACCACAACCGTTGCTACTTTATTAAAAAGAATGAAGGACAAGGGTTTTATTGATTATAAATTGTATGGAAAATCAAGAGAATATTTTCCTTTAGTTAAAAAATCAGATTATTTTTCTAAGCATGTAAACGGGTTAATAAAAAACTTCTTTAACAACTCGGCGAGTCAATTTGCTTCATTTTTTACTGAAAAAACAGACTTGTCGGTTTCAGAATTAGAAGATTTAAAAAAAATTATCGATCAGCAAATTAAAAAACAACAGTGA
- a CDS encoding M56 family metallopeptidase yields the protein MITYFIKSGICLALLLVFYHLVLEREKMHQFNRFYLLGSVLFSFVAPLYKIYIEVPLPASKVFVPTTINNTLTTEVVTPQIETINYTQFLWFAYLLIASILLIRFLKNLRSIYIKVKRHQKIKKEKATLVLVDDNICPHTFWNYIFINKEEYNSNKIETELYTHELTHATQKHTFDVVLIELLHVVFWINPIFIFLKKAMKLNHEFLADTNVITTCKNTTKYQYLLLNRAAWNNEYYLASNLNYVLTKKRLLMMTKQSSRINMLLKKLAVIPLFVGSTFLFAERVAAYENNSELLDAEITKSELPKEIVPTDSSVLENSKEKLKKVTSLPLSSDDKTQPEKFLAAVKRDGDHVHLSCYNCKRWAGLDIPLNKEFIITDWGFSNNSHVAISEYAFTIKATEKEIFFKGLKNTAWLDLSFTLHENRTQYLNQSGMVAMNKKDLKIRKDNFNLELLREFTFRNSTYKISHKTNGDAYYRNYYQLTEKEKSKLQPSTNLNKEQQKAFEEFKNLKALNKLPPVKTVDIILSYRKFVDKIKFEKVYRKGDFISLNNIYKKLSKNQKALVEKPSSVFNATKTENWNINDSIPKPPANNKTGYKYVNNQTLFYVKNDQGITYYNRWGQVVTKEGKIINPAQTASDKIIPSQNIAKVHKDDKVVSEFKKTNVPPLPSTPNFPEVKKGEVSNIPPPNPPTALQGEVSNIPPPPKPIPPLEYIKKHKGNNTEYYYNGKKISYKKAIKILEANSSINLQSWHKNGKATFKLSDEPITIKI from the coding sequence ATGATTACGTATTTTATTAAATCTGGAATTTGTTTGGCATTATTGCTTGTCTTCTACCATTTGGTATTAGAACGAGAAAAAATGCATCAATTCAATCGATTTTATCTGTTAGGAAGCGTGCTCTTTTCGTTTGTTGCTCCGCTTTACAAAATATATATTGAAGTTCCTTTACCTGCTTCCAAAGTATTTGTTCCAACAACCATAAACAACACCCTAACTACAGAAGTTGTTACCCCTCAAATAGAAACCATAAACTACACACAATTTTTATGGTTCGCCTATCTACTCATTGCTTCGATTTTACTGATTCGCTTTCTAAAAAATTTGAGAAGTATTTACATAAAAGTTAAACGACATCAAAAAATAAAAAAAGAAAAAGCTACGCTTGTTTTGGTTGATGATAATATTTGTCCGCATACATTTTGGAATTATATTTTCATCAACAAAGAAGAATACAACTCCAATAAAATCGAAACCGAACTCTATACGCACGAATTGACGCATGCTACACAAAAACACACCTTTGACGTAGTGCTAATTGAATTGTTACACGTGGTTTTTTGGATAAATCCAATATTTATCTTCCTTAAAAAAGCAATGAAGTTAAATCATGAATTCTTAGCAGATACCAACGTTATAACTACCTGTAAAAACACTACCAAGTATCAATATTTACTATTGAATAGAGCTGCTTGGAACAACGAATATTACTTGGCCAGTAATTTGAATTATGTATTAACTAAAAAAAGATTATTAATGATGACAAAACAAAGTTCTCGTATCAATATGTTACTAAAAAAGCTGGCGGTAATTCCCCTATTTGTAGGATCTACCTTCCTTTTTGCTGAAAGAGTAGCAGCTTATGAAAACAACAGTGAGCTTTTGGATGCTGAAATTACCAAAAGTGAATTGCCAAAAGAGATAGTTCCTACTGATTCTTCGGTATTAGAAAACAGTAAAGAAAAGCTAAAAAAAGTAACCTCGCTACCATTGAGTTCTGATGATAAAACACAGCCCGAAAAATTTCTTGCCGCTGTTAAAAGAGACGGTGATCATGTTCATTTAAGTTGTTACAATTGTAAAAGGTGGGCAGGTTTAGATATTCCATTAAATAAAGAGTTTATCATAACCGATTGGGGATTTTCAAACAACAGTCATGTAGCCATAAGTGAATATGCTTTTACCATTAAAGCAACAGAGAAAGAAATTTTTTTTAAAGGCTTAAAGAATACTGCTTGGCTCGATTTGTCTTTTACTCTACATGAAAATAGAACACAATATTTGAATCAAAGTGGGATGGTTGCTATGAATAAAAAAGATTTAAAAATAAGAAAAGACAATTTTAATCTAGAATTACTACGTGAGTTTACTTTCAGGAATAGTACTTATAAAATTAGTCACAAAACTAACGGAGATGCTTATTACAGGAATTATTATCAGCTTACGGAAAAAGAAAAATCGAAGCTTCAGCCTAGCACAAATTTAAACAAGGAACAACAAAAAGCTTTTGAAGAGTTCAAAAACTTAAAAGCGCTTAATAAATTGCCTCCTGTGAAAACAGTAGATATTATTTTATCCTACCGTAAGTTCGTTGATAAAATTAAATTTGAAAAAGTATATAGGAAAGGTGATTTTATCTCATTAAACAATATTTACAAGAAACTTTCTAAAAATCAAAAAGCACTTGTAGAAAAACCTTCATCTGTTTTCAATGCTACAAAAACTGAAAATTGGAACATCAACGATTCAATTCCAAAGCCACCAGCTAATAACAAAACTGGATATAAATATGTAAACAACCAGACGTTATTTTACGTAAAAAACGACCAAGGCATTACTTATTACAATCGTTGGGGTCAAGTAGTAACCAAAGAAGGAAAAATAATAAACCCAGCGCAAACTGCTTCCGACAAAATTATCCCTAGTCAAAATATAGCAAAAGTGCATAAGGATGATAAAGTGGTGAGTGAGTTTAAGAAAACAAACGTACCCCCTCTACCCTCTACTCCCAATTTTCCAGAGGTAAAAAAAGGAGAGGTTTCAAACATACCGCCTCCAAATCCTCCTACAGCACTACAAGGAGAAGTATCAAACATACCGCCTCCACCAAAGCCTATACCTCCTTTGGAATACATCAAAAAACATAAAGGAAACAACACGGAATATTACTACAACGGTAAAAAAATAAGTTATAAAAAAGCTATCAAAATTTTAGAGGCTAACAGTTCTATAAACTTACAAAGTTGGCATAAAAATGGGAAAGCAACATTTAAACTTTCAGACGAACCCATAACGATAAAAATTTAA
- a CDS encoding DUF4407 domain-containing protein, producing MLKRFFLLCSGADLELLQKCANGEQNKYAGIGATVFFTALMATIAASYALYKVFDNIYTAVFFGIIWGLLIFNLDRFIVSTIKKRDSKRKEIIQVLPRLLLAMIIAVVISKPLELKIFEKEINQVLLTEKNQMTLNNKTQIAQQFTPEIEKITIEVNALKDEIHTKENEVNALYETYIAEAEGRKGTKLLGKGPVYKEKREKHDAALAELHELKTKNEEKIQQKEAAITSLLENQKLIETETQPIITNFDGLMARVNALNKLPWLPSFFIFLLFLAIETAPIFAKLISSKSEYDYKLENHESLVKTWIQQQVHQREAILQTDKELNDRIYADLKTEEELYQYKQKTARNLLKLQADSFYKNQQKIL from the coding sequence ATGTTGAAACGATTTTTCCTTCTTTGTTCTGGGGCAGATTTAGAATTACTTCAAAAATGTGCCAACGGAGAACAAAATAAATATGCGGGCATTGGTGCTACCGTTTTTTTTACTGCTTTAATGGCTACCATCGCCGCTTCTTACGCTTTATATAAGGTATTTGACAATATATATACTGCTGTTTTCTTCGGAATTATATGGGGCTTACTTATTTTTAACTTGGATCGATTTATTGTTTCAACCATCAAGAAAAGAGATTCGAAAAGAAAAGAAATTATACAAGTACTTCCAAGACTTTTGCTAGCTATGATTATCGCTGTAGTGATATCTAAACCGTTGGAACTAAAAATCTTTGAAAAAGAGATTAATCAGGTGTTATTGACGGAGAAAAACCAAATGACCTTAAATAATAAAACTCAAATCGCGCAGCAATTTACTCCTGAAATAGAAAAAATAACTATTGAAGTTAACGCGTTAAAAGACGAAATACATACCAAGGAAAATGAAGTAAATGCCTTGTACGAAACGTATATTGCAGAGGCTGAAGGCCGAAAAGGAACAAAACTCCTAGGCAAGGGTCCTGTATACAAAGAGAAACGTGAAAAACACGATGCTGCTTTGGCTGAATTACATGAACTGAAAACTAAAAATGAGGAAAAAATACAGCAAAAGGAAGCTGCCATTACTAGTTTACTAGAAAATCAAAAATTAATTGAAACCGAAACACAACCAATTATTACTAATTTTGACGGATTAATGGCTCGTGTTAATGCCTTGAACAAATTACCTTGGCTACCTTCTTTTTTTATCTTCCTATTATTTTTAGCCATAGAAACAGCTCCCATTTTTGCAAAGCTTATCAGTTCAAAAAGTGAGTATGATTACAAATTAGAAAATCATGAATCTCTTGTAAAAACCTGGATTCAACAACAAGTACATCAACGCGAGGCTATTTTACAAACAGATAAAGAACTGAACGACAGAATTTACGCTGATTTAAAAACAGAAGAAGAATTGTATCAATACAAACAAAAAACAGCCCGTAACCTACTAAAACTTCAGGCAGATTCCTTTTATAAAAATCAGCAGAAAATCTTATAA